Below is a genomic region from Medicago truncatula cultivar Jemalong A17 chromosome 3, MtrunA17r5.0-ANR, whole genome shotgun sequence.
tttttaaatatagatTCAACAAAATGAGGATCAAATGTTCATCTATCATTGCCACATACACATGATAGATGCAGGGTGATAATACATTAGAACCTATAGCACCTATTGCTGAAATCACAGCTTAAAAATGTTAACTGAAATGTGAAGTATTGGTCCGCTAATGTAAAATGTGACGGCCACATTTcgtcaggaaaaaaaaaaaaaacacatttagaTCAATGAAATCTTCTTGATGGTTATTTTGTGGTGTCGGCTTTATGAATAATAGGCCTCTTTGGATGTAGTGCCTAAATGACAGAGAAATATTCCTCTCGGAAACACATTTTCAgtaaaacacaataaaatttgcACCATACAGTTTGATAATGTCTGTCTAAACGATAATATTTATAGAAGACAACAAAACACAATTTCCTtgattattaaatataaataatcgGCATATCTTAGCTTAATACAAACGTAttttaaaagatatatattGTTGGTTTTGGTAAATGAAAACAGGAAATGTGTATTGTAGGTAAAACACCAAAATCTCAATTAGAGTTCATTATTAGgctgttattttttaaatgttacaAAGTGCCCTTTGTATGATGAAGGGTAAAAGAAATTTACCACTCGCATTCCCATTAAACAGCACAATAGCATACTCAAAGACTAGAACAAAGGACTACACACCGACGCCGAATTCATGAACTCTTGATCTGTTTCCAGAACCATCATTTTCTCAGGTGAAAGACACACTTCAAGATCAATGCTCCCTCCTCCTTCTTGACCTGGATATGAAGTTACTTTTCCATCAAATTTGTTAGCATATCCACTTCTAACTGCCAATGCTTTTCCCATTCCAAATTCATTCCCATACATATTAAACCTCGGTGAACTACCCATCATCACAGTATAAGGATCAAAAAACAGATCCATTCGATACACAAAAGGCGAACGTAACCACTCTTCAACCGAGTTTCGCACCACTTTATCATCATAATTTGCAATAGCCAGGTGAATCTTCCATGCTGCCCATCCTAGATCATTTTCCAGCAATTCCCCTACCGTTGTTTCAGCCCTCACTGCGTAGATGGAATTCCCAAAATATTCCTTAGGAAGAGGTGGTTCCATTCTCGTTCGGTTGTTTACGGCCAATTTGCAAGTTGTTCGTTGACCTTGTTGTAACTGACGTGCACGCGTTAGAGATCTCCAAACTAGTGCTGATAAGGATTGAAAAGAAGAGATTTTGTTTGTATCAGACTCTTTGTTAGCTTTTGCTTTAAGTTTCGCAATAGACTCTgctgaaaaatgaaatattctCTCTCTCAAAATAGGTGTTTCATATCTATGAATAAACTCGTCATGATGTTTGAAAGGAAGGCTGATGATTGGACCATAACCTTCTGGAAACCATCTATTGTGAATAGGTTTATGTGAAATCGGAACAGGAACATGAACATCATTTTGAAATATCTCAGAAAATGAGTTAAAGAAATTCCAATAACCAGTTCCATCACCAATACAATGATTCATGGAACAACCTATAAAAACACTATCCAATAATTCAGTAACTTGAATGGACAACAAAGACATGGTGTGTCCATCATGGTTGACTGCTCTGTGGTGGTCAAAGAATGAATGAACAATAGGTGGCACATCAACAGGTGAGAGAATATCATTGATGGTGATATCTAAAGTTGCATGAATAAATTTAGCTCCGAGACTGTTTTTGCAATCAACAAAAACAGTGTAAAAATGAGGGTCTTCAGATTTTTTAGTAACAAGACGGCCTGAGAGGGGATGGAAATGGAAAAGTGTGAGGGAAAGGGAGTGTTTCAGTTTCTCTACCAAGTTCTCTATGAAATGTTGTTTGTttagtgatgatgatgttgGTTTTTTGAAGAGAAGACCCTTTTGAATATAGTATGCAGATAACATGCTAATATCCCAAGGTCCTAAATAGCATATTTGGTTTGAGTCTTCGATTGGGGGACATGGTTTGATAAAACATTCAGAAACAAGGTTTAGAGAAGGAGTGTTCATTTTTCAGATGGCAAAAGGACACAGATGTGTGTTACAGAGAACTTGGTTCTTCTTGTTCTTATAAAGATtattagtaataaaaaattattaaaccaAATGATAATGCATTGTCTGTATATATATGACAAATAAATACAATATGAACGACCGTGCCGCACGCTCCCACAATCGACAGATACAATATTGTTTTGTACTATGATAATACAATATGGTTCTTCAGTTCACCGCCAATAAACATTATTCTGGTGTGAGATCACACTGCCAATAAACTATGCTTGTTTCAATTTACAAGGATATGTCTTTATCTTGACACTTGGACTTTATGGTAATTAGAGATATAGTCACCACAAATGATTGTCTTGACAGTTGGATtcttatgcttaaaatttttccaaaaaaccaAAGGTTTGCTGACAATATTTTATAGTATATTAAAAAAGACATATTTTCACTATTACTGTAAAAATTAAGAATATGAAACACTTACGTTTGAAACCAATTAGATTGTACTATTACAACAACTTAGTCAAATCATTCAATGGTTGAGCTAAGaactatgttttattttacaTGCAGGGTTTTAGACTCGAGATTATCGTTAAGAGAGAGCTCTCTTCTCTTGTTACCGTCGAGAGAGCTCTCTTCATATTTTACAAAAGCTGTGTTAGAATTTAATCCGGTATGGTCCCAATAAATAGGTCTCTATTTAGTTTACACAGATATCTATTTAGTTGGACTATAGTTGTAGAGAGAGAGCTCCCTTCATGTTTTACAGAAAAGTTGCTCTTCTTTTAGATGGTAAAAAGAGAGCTCTCTTCTCTTATTACATTTTTCTTTGACTAATTCTGTTGAAGATGATAAAAAGAGTTAACCGTCAAAATTGAACTATGGTCAATAAAGAAATAACCAAACGTTTTCAATAAAGAATATTCTTACTCTGTTAGACTTTTCCTCTTGGAAGTGCTTCAACAAAATTTTCCAAGAACACCACTTGTAACCCtccctttttttattattgcttAATTTCTAAATATAGATTCAGGAGGAAGAAAATAATACATTAGAACCTACCTACTGCTGAAATCatattatcatcatcatatcataatttAAAAACGTTACTGAACTATGAAGAATAATGTAGAGTGACCGCCaaatttcatccaaaaaaaatatctatatattTAGAGTATGTTTGGAtgagggaatgttttgaggTAACTAATGTTTCGAGAGAATTTAAATAATTACATTGTTTGGATGATAATTTggagaattttaaaaataataaaaatttatgaattattttgtttaagttAGGTTTACGGATTTCAAATAAAATCTataaaagttaagaatttcaaatttattcattcttataattgttcaaattttacGTTTTGGTCCTCAACTTTTTCAATTTGAcccaataaattttcaaaaaaaaattaaatttgacccCTGTATTTTGGAAAATACAAATGTACCcctcaaaatttataaattgaccactaatttcaaattttaaatttggccaaaaaaaattaaatttataaaagttgctcAAAAATGATTACAAATtgataatgaaattttttattactcaatccaaacaaaaatatttaaaaatgaatgtcatttaattgaatcatttgaattGCTTAACATTCTAACttaaaaattttcaattaccTCATTCAAACACACATATGGTGTCGGCTTTTTTAATAATAGGCCTCTTAAATGTTGTGCATAGATTACGTAGGAATTTTCCTTTGCAAAACACAGTTTAAGATACATAAACTAACAATACATTTCGagtaaaagacaaaaaattgtCTCAATATCTAAAACCAAGCCATGTTTTGCAAGTCATCTTATGTAAGgtgaaaatatatgtttttaaaagGTGAAAATATTGATTTCATTCAAGTTCTTAAAATACATCGGAAGATTTTATTTATAGCTAAGTATCAAGATGGAAAGCACAAGGCAAGATTTGAAAACATGGTTTCAAGAATCTTACGAGACTTAGACTAACACAACCAAAACTACAGAAATTAAGCTCTACTTAGCCTAACATCTTATCCAATTAGCTTCCATGAAAATATGGTTTCAAGAAGTGTAAATGAAATTTA
It encodes:
- the LOC11432320 gene encoding uncharacterized acetyltransferase At3g50280, giving the protein MNTPSLNLVSECFIKPCPPIEDSNQICYLGPWDISMLSAYYIQKGLLFKKPTSSSLNKQHFIENLVEKLKHSLSLTLFHFHPLSGRLVTKKSEDPHFYTVFVDCKNSLGAKFIHATLDITINDILSPVDVPPIVHSFFDHHRAVNHDGHTMSLLSIQVTELLDSVFIGCSMNHCIGDGTGYWNFFNSFSEIFQNDVHVPVPISHKPIHNRWFPEGYGPIISLPFKHHDEFIHRYETPILRERIFHFSAESIAKLKAKANKESDTNKISSFQSLSALVWRSLTRARQLQQGQRTTCKLAVNNRTRMEPPLPKEYFGNSIYAVRAETTVGELLENDLGWAAWKIHLAIANYDDKVVRNSVEEWLRSPFVYRMDLFFDPYTVMMGSSPRFNMYGNEFGMGKALAVRSGYANKFDGKVTSYPGQEGGGSIDLEVCLSPEKMMVLETDQEFMNSASVCSPLF